From Molothrus ater isolate BHLD 08-10-18 breed brown headed cowbird chromosome 8, BPBGC_Mater_1.1, whole genome shotgun sequence, a single genomic window includes:
- the LOC118688360 gene encoding cytochrome P450 26C1 — protein MPAGPSWPEAAALVLLALALLITLCRHLWALRWSLSRDRASALPLPKGSMGWPFFGETLHWLLQGSRFHSSRRERYGNVFKTHLLGRPVVRVTGAENIRKILLGEHTLVSTQWPQSTQIILGSHTLLSSTGDLHRQRRKILARVFSRAALESYLPRIQKVVSWELRGWCMEPGSIAVYSSAKTLTFRIAARILLGLCLEEKQFKDLAKTFEQLVENLFSLPLNLPFSGLRKGIKARDMLHKFMEKAIQEKLQRNNPEDHSDALDFIMNSAKEHGKEFTMQELKESAIELIFAAFFTTASASTSLILLLLKHPSVIEKIRQELMSHDLYQQSECRPAGPCLDTLTIQSRDREKPLSHPMANDIHKDQSQPPAPAEEDSLQPSAVLEPTVPQSTPCPGPQLPAPPGQSCHCTADISLEKLSRLRYLDCVIKEVLRVLPPVSGGYRTALQTFELDGYQIPKGWSVMYSIRDTHETAAVYQSPPSSFDPERFGAGRPEAASRFHYIPFGGGARSCIGKELAQAILKLLAIELVSTARWELATPGYPSMQTVPIVHPVDDGLQLYFHPLQPSQGHEA, from the exons ATGCCGGCCGGGCCCTCCTGGCCCGAGGCGGCGgcgctggtgctgctggccctggctctgctgatcACCCTGTGCCGGCACCTGTGGGCGCTGCGCTGGAGCCTCAGCCGGGACCGCGCCAGCgccctgcccttgcccaagGGCTCCATGGGCTGGCCCTTCTTCGGGGAGActctgcactggctgctccag GGCTCCCGCTTCCACAGCTCTCGGCGGGAGCGGTACGGAAATGTCTTCAAGACCCACCTCCTGGGCCGGCCTGTGGTGCGGGTGACAGGCGCTGAGAACATCCGCAAGATTCTGCTGGGTGAGCACACGTTGGTCAGCACACAGTGGCCCCAAAGCACCCAGATCATCCTGGGCTCGCAcactctgctcagctccacTGGTGACCTGCACCGCCAGCGCCGCAAG ATCCTGGCCAGAGTCTTCAGCCGTGCCGCCCTGGAGAGCTACCTGCCGCGGATCCAGAAGGTTGTGAGCTGGGAGCTGCGGGGCTGGTGCATGGAGCCAGGCTCTATCGCAGTTTATTCCTCCGCTAAAACCTTAACTTTCCGCATTGCAGCTCGGAttctgctggggctctgcctggAGGAAAAGCAGTTCAAGGATCTGGCCAAAACTTTTGAACAGCTGGTGGAGAAcctcttctccctgcccctcaACCTACCCTTCAGTGGGCTGCGCAAG GGAATCAAAGCACGGGACATGCTACATAAGTTTATGGAGAAGGCTATACAGGAAAAACTGCAGAGAAACAACCCAGAAGACCACAGTGATGCTCTGGATTTCATAATGAACAGTGCCAAGGAGCATGGCAAAGAATTCACCATGCAGGAGCTAAAG GAATCAGCAATTGAGCTcatatttgctgcttttttcacCACGGCTAGTGCTAGCACCTCCCTGATCCTCCTGCTATTGAAGCACCCCTCAGTGATTGAAAAAATAAGGCAGGAGCTGATGTCCCATGACTTGTACCAGCAGAGTGAGTGCCGCCCTGCAGGACCCTGCCTAGACACCCTGACcatccagagcagggacagagagaaaCCACTTTCCCACCCCATGGCCAACGACATTCACAAGGACCAgagccagcccccagccccggcggAGGAAGATTCCCTCCAGCCCAGTGCCGTGCTGGAGCCCACTGTCCCCCAGAGCAccccctgccccggcccccaGCTCCCGGCACCCCCAGGGCAAAGCTGTCACTGCACCGCAGACatcagcctggagaagctgagcCGCCTGCGCTACCTGGACTGTGTGATTAAGGAGGTGCTGCGAGTGCTGCCCCCAGTCTCCGGAGGCTACAGGACGGCGCTGCAGACTTTTGAGCTCGAT ggatACCAGATCCCCAAAGGCTGGAGCGTCATGTACAGCATCCGTGACACCCATGAGACAGCAGCTGTCTAccagagcccccccagcagcTTTGACCCCGAGCGCTTTGGCGCCGGCCGGCCCGAGGCTGCGAGCCGCTTCCACTACATTCCCTTCGGCGGAGGGGCCCGGAGCTGCATCGGGAAGGAGCTGGCCCAGGCCATCCTCAAGCTGCTGGCCATCGAGCTGGTCAGCACGGCCCGCTGGGAGCTGGCCACCCCTGGCTACCCCAGCATGCAGACCGTGCCCATCGTGCACCCTGTCGACGATGGGCTGCAGCTCTACTTCCACCCCTTGCAGCCCAGCCAAGGCCACGAGGCCTGA